One Bradyrhizobium zhanjiangense DNA segment encodes these proteins:
- a CDS encoding PepSY domain-containing protein — MKVIRVVAIALTIGIGMGSAAMADGFKDCTKLDKASWKPASEAEAKAKALGYEVRRSKIEGSCYEVYGVKEGKLYELFYSPEDLSLKHTIAK, encoded by the coding sequence GTGAAGGTCATTCGTGTTGTTGCCATTGCGCTGACGATCGGGATTGGTATGGGATCGGCGGCCATGGCCGACGGTTTCAAGGACTGCACCAAGCTCGACAAGGCGTCGTGGAAGCCGGCCAGCGAAGCCGAAGCCAAGGCCAAGGCTTTGGGCTATGAGGTGCGGCGCTCCAAGATCGAAGGCTCGTGCTATGAGGTCTATGGCGTCAAGGAAGGCAAGCTCTATGAGCTGTTCTACAGCCCCGAAGACCTCAGCTTGAAGCACACGATTGCCAAGTAA
- a CDS encoding Trm112 family protein has translation MNAPTERPEASVDPKLLEILVCPLTKGPLEFDAARQELISRSAKLAYPIRDGIPIMLPEEARKID, from the coding sequence ATGAACGCGCCCACCGAACGCCCCGAAGCCAGCGTCGATCCGAAACTGCTGGAGATTCTGGTCTGCCCGCTGACCAAGGGCCCGCTGGAGTTCGACGCCGCGCGGCAGGAGCTGATCTCGCGCAGCGCCAAGCTCGCTTATCCGATCCGCGACGGCATCCCGATCATGCTGCCGGAAGAGGCGCGCAAGATCGATTGA
- a CDS encoding TetR/AcrR family transcriptional regulator: MTEQLSADDWIKEGLKALARSGFTALKADPLAKAMGVSRGSFYWHFADLGAFHAALLKRWREIAAEQIIADVEAGSDEPLNALLRRSFGARLDLERAVRNWAAFDAAAQGAVRAIDRRRLDYIEALLKQRGLDPAMAQVRSQILYWTFLGFALSGTPVPPARLQALLDELLRMVSA; encoded by the coding sequence ATGACCGAACAGCTCTCCGCCGACGACTGGATCAAGGAGGGGCTCAAGGCGCTCGCCAGAAGCGGTTTTACGGCGCTGAAAGCCGATCCGCTCGCCAAGGCCATGGGCGTGTCGCGCGGCAGCTTCTACTGGCATTTTGCCGATCTCGGCGCCTTCCACGCCGCCTTGCTGAAACGCTGGCGCGAGATCGCGGCCGAGCAGATCATCGCCGACGTCGAGGCCGGCAGTGACGAGCCACTGAATGCCCTGTTGCGAAGATCTTTCGGCGCGCGGCTCGACCTCGAGCGCGCCGTGCGCAACTGGGCGGCGTTCGATGCGGCCGCGCAAGGCGCAGTCCGCGCGATCGACCGCCGCAGGCTCGACTATATCGAGGCGCTGCTGAAGCAGCGGGGGCTCGACCCGGCGATGGCGCAGGTGCGCTCGCAGATCCTGTACTGGACCTTTCTCGGCTTTGCCTTATCCGGCACGCCGGTGCCGCCGGCGCGGCTCCAGGCCCTGCTCGACGAGCTCTTGCGGATGGTGTCCGCTTAG